A portion of the uncultured Draconibacterium sp. genome contains these proteins:
- a CDS encoding LytTR family DNA-binding domain-containing protein, with amino-acid sequence MKMNCIAVDDELLALKKIERFADKIDYLNLVGTFDNALSTFSFLRENKVDLIFLDIQMDEFTGIQLLETIKDPPYVILTTAFDEYALKAYELDVVDYLLKPIPFERFVKATEKVYARFLKDQNNQAPVQIHQQPAEQNDHPEYTFIKSGNKTVKVYFDKILYVEGQRDYLQIHTEENRIMTLLNFKKMQELLDDQKFIRVHKSYIISIDKIDYIENNTIKIKDKLIPVSSTYKIAFQNLLQKKNFI; translated from the coding sequence ATGAAAATGAACTGCATAGCTGTTGACGACGAACTTCTTGCACTGAAAAAGATTGAACGTTTTGCTGATAAAATAGACTACTTAAACCTTGTAGGCACTTTTGATAATGCTCTTTCAACTTTTTCTTTTTTACGCGAAAACAAAGTCGACCTTATTTTTCTCGATATTCAAATGGATGAGTTTACCGGCATTCAATTGCTTGAAACAATAAAAGATCCGCCATACGTTATTTTAACCACTGCATTCGACGAATATGCATTAAAAGCTTACGAGTTAGATGTGGTAGATTATCTTTTAAAACCGATCCCATTCGAGCGATTTGTAAAAGCTACCGAAAAAGTTTATGCCCGCTTTTTAAAAGATCAGAATAACCAGGCTCCGGTTCAAATACATCAACAGCCTGCCGAACAAAACGATCATCCCGAGTACACTTTCATCAAATCGGGTAATAAAACCGTAAAAGTTTACTTCGATAAGATTTTATACGTTGAAGGACAACGCGATTACCTGCAAATACATACCGAAGAAAACCGGATTATGACCTTGCTGAATTTCAAAAAGATGCAGGAATTGCTTGACGATCAGAAATTTATTCGAGTACACAAATCCTATATTATTTCAATCGACAAAATCGACTACATCGAGAACAATACCATAAAAATTAAAGACAAACTTATTCCGGTTAGCAGCACTTACAAAATTGCTTTTCAAAACCTGCTTCAGAAAAAGAATTTTATCTGA
- a CDS encoding monomeric [FeFe] hydrogenase encodes MGYTSNTLIIRRDLLKHIVRLFADGKLVEEIDRIPIQMAPKRREAQHRCCIHKERAVIKYKLFPLLGYTVDDEKDELTPLSFYAENAQNRTQVKQEIMTVVDEACTSCVKAQYVVSNLCRGCVARPCMMNCPKDAISMVNGQAQINTEKCINCGICQKQCQYHAIIHVPIPCEAACPVGAISKDEYGVEHIDDDKCIYCGKCMVACPFGSIFEVSQLIDILMCIRKEEHTTAIFAPAIHGQFNLSTGQIESLLKEIGFNDVVEVADGARKTVEHESAEFLERLDDGAPFMTTSCCPSYVETVEKHVKGLKPFVSDTPSPMMYAADMAREKNPRTKVVFIGPCIGKRKEARRNEKVDHVMSFEELNALIVGLDIDLGTLPDNENRNNEKTLDRGFALSGGVAAAVKAERPEANIKELVINGVDKKAVGMMKAYARGKAPANFIEVMVCEGGCINGPASLGEMAGNRKLFNTNLK; translated from the coding sequence ATGGGATACACAAGTAACACGCTGATTATCAGGAGAGATTTATTAAAACATATCGTCAGGCTGTTTGCTGATGGTAAATTGGTTGAAGAAATCGACCGGATTCCAATTCAAATGGCTCCTAAACGTCGTGAAGCACAGCACCGGTGCTGTATTCATAAAGAACGTGCAGTTATTAAATACAAGCTTTTCCCGTTGTTGGGGTACACCGTTGACGATGAAAAAGATGAGCTTACACCTTTAAGTTTTTATGCTGAAAATGCACAAAACCGCACACAGGTAAAACAGGAAATAATGACGGTGGTTGACGAAGCCTGTACCAGCTGTGTAAAAGCCCAGTACGTAGTAAGTAATCTTTGCCGCGGATGTGTGGCCCGCCCTTGTATGATGAACTGCCCGAAAGATGCCATTAGCATGGTTAACGGTCAGGCACAAATTAATACCGAAAAATGTATCAACTGCGGAATTTGCCAGAAACAGTGTCAGTACCATGCCATTATCCATGTACCTATTCCGTGCGAAGCGGCATGTCCGGTTGGTGCCATTTCGAAAGACGAATACGGTGTTGAACACATTGACGATGATAAATGTATCTACTGCGGAAAATGTATGGTGGCCTGTCCGTTTGGCAGTATATTCGAAGTCAGCCAACTTATTGACATACTAATGTGTATCCGAAAAGAAGAGCACACCACCGCTATTTTTGCTCCGGCCATTCACGGGCAGTTTAACCTGTCAACCGGCCAGATTGAAAGTTTATTAAAAGAGATTGGATTTAACGATGTTGTGGAGGTTGCCGACGGTGCTCGCAAAACAGTGGAACATGAATCAGCTGAATTTCTTGAACGCCTTGACGATGGAGCACCGTTTATGACAACCAGTTGTTGCCCAAGTTATGTGGAAACCGTTGAAAAGCACGTAAAAGGTTTAAAACCATTTGTTTCTGATACGCCATCGCCAATGATGTATGCTGCCGACATGGCACGCGAAAAAAATCCGCGAACAAAAGTAGTTTTCATCGGCCCTTGTATCGGAAAACGTAAAGAAGCCCGTCGCAACGAAAAGGTTGATCATGTTATGTCGTTTGAAGAATTGAATGCACTTATTGTTGGGCTCGATATTGATTTGGGAACATTACCGGATAACGAAAACCGTAACAACGAAAAAACGCTCGACCGTGGATTTGCGCTTTCAGGAGGTGTTGCTGCAGCCGTAAAAGCTGAACGCCCCGAAGCCAACATTAAAGAACTTGTAATTAATGGTGTTGACAAAAAAGCTGTTGGAATGATGAAAGCTTACGCCCGTGGAAAAGCACCGGCCAACTTCATTGAAGTGATGGTTTGCGAGGGTGGTTGTATTAACGGCCCTGCATCGTTGGGAGAAATGGCCGGTAACCGTAAACTGTTTAATACCAACCTAAAATAG
- a CDS encoding DUF1080 domain-containing protein: MRNLIILILFTCILCSCSSTTEWESLMDTDLSKWDRYLSYKHKLGYNGDQPTDENGNLVAPIGLNKDGYGVFTVSDEEGEEVLKISGEIYGCLISKKEYDNYHLRLKMKWGDKKFEPRKKLLKDSGILYHSIGEPGAEYWRTWMLSQEFQVMEGHLGDYWSQITSAIDIRAYLPEYIMNPVADAGQPFLPMGQNEEIQGFCLRSGNYEKAPGEWNTLELICYDGNSLHIVNGQVVMVLRNSRYINDGETLPLDKGKIQIQSEAAEVYYKDIEIKKLSSMPEDFAQYFN; this comes from the coding sequence ATGAGAAATTTAATCATACTAATTCTGTTCACTTGTATTTTGTGCTCCTGCAGTTCAACAACAGAGTGGGAATCGTTAATGGATACCGATCTATCGAAATGGGATCGCTATTTAAGTTACAAACACAAGTTGGGTTACAACGGCGATCAGCCAACAGATGAAAATGGTAATTTAGTTGCACCAATTGGGCTGAATAAAGATGGTTATGGTGTTTTTACCGTGTCGGATGAAGAAGGCGAAGAAGTATTGAAGATTAGTGGTGAAATATATGGCTGCCTGATAAGCAAAAAGGAATATGACAATTACCATTTAAGGTTAAAAATGAAGTGGGGTGATAAAAAGTTCGAACCCCGCAAAAAGCTACTGAAAGATTCGGGAATTTTATACCACTCGATTGGAGAACCCGGCGCAGAATATTGGAGAACGTGGATGCTTTCGCAGGAGTTTCAGGTAATGGAAGGCCATTTGGGCGACTACTGGAGTCAGATAACTTCGGCAATCGACATCAGGGCTTATCTTCCTGAATATATTATGAACCCGGTTGCCGATGCTGGTCAGCCATTTTTGCCGATGGGACAAAATGAAGAAATTCAGGGATTTTGCCTGCGAAGTGGAAATTATGAGAAAGCTCCCGGAGAATGGAATACACTGGAATTGATTTGTTACGATGGCAACAGTTTACACATCGTAAATGGGCAGGTGGTTATGGTTCTGCGCAATTCGCGATACATAAACGATGGTGAAACATTGCCGTTAGATAAAGGAAAAATACAGATACAAAGCGAAGCTGCCGAGGTTTACTATAAGGATATTGAAATTAAGAAACTATCAAGTATGCCTGAAGATTTTGCTCAATATTTTAATTAG
- a CDS encoding transposase, whose amino-acid sequence MRERKRNRKKGYDYTTPAIYFLTLCCQNRIHYLGTITDNKMHLNQNGNIVNEQIIWMEKQYPYFKIHQYVVMPNHVHILCEIDDVPVGTGRDVGTGRDLSLRGTKIKSISELMGALKTTSSKKIHLNGCPDFQWQRSFHDHIVRNQQSYDRIEQYIINNPERWETDQLNQPDYE is encoded by the coding sequence ATGAGGGAACGAAAACGAAATAGGAAAAAGGGATACGATTACACAACCCCGGCCATTTATTTTTTAACCCTGTGTTGCCAAAACCGAATCCATTATCTTGGCACCATAACTGATAATAAAATGCATTTAAACCAAAACGGAAATATTGTTAACGAACAAATAATTTGGATGGAAAAACAATATCCGTATTTTAAAATTCATCAATACGTGGTAATGCCCAACCACGTACATATATTATGCGAAATCGACGATGTACCCGTAGGGACAGGTCGCGATGTAGGGACAGGTCGCGACCTGTCCCTACGGGGAACCAAAATAAAATCCATATCCGAATTAATGGGGGCATTAAAAACCACATCGTCGAAAAAAATACACCTGAACGGATGCCCCGATTTTCAATGGCAGCGTTCGTTTCACGACCACATTGTACGAAACCAACAATCGTATGATCGCATAGAACAATACATTATTAACAATCCCGAACGCTGGGAAACAGATCAATTAAATCAACCCGATTATGAATAA
- a CDS encoding inositol monophosphatase family protein codes for MRLTSNNLLALSQLAIEAAQKAGSLISEYSTKDVAVNNKEAADSLASQVVTEVDVKAQNTILEVLSPSISEYDLALLTEESVDDKSRFAKDYFWCIDPMDGTLAFTEKTPGYAVSIALVSKSGEPVVGVVFDPTTQQLYHAIKNQGAFKNNKSWQPDLQLEGKRTFTLHIDRTFLRYEPFDEFIFALEEKLQELNFNKLQLQKKAGAVLNAIWSLDQAPGCYFKLPKPTPGGGSIWDFAATACIFNEIGAPASSFDGTPLDLNRCDSTFMNHRGVLYAGNAEIADTIRSVLKKKL; via the coding sequence ATGCGTTTAACATCGAACAACTTGCTTGCACTCTCACAATTGGCCATTGAAGCTGCCCAAAAAGCAGGTTCTTTAATCAGCGAATATTCTACAAAGGATGTAGCGGTAAACAACAAAGAAGCTGCCGACAGTTTGGCCTCGCAGGTAGTTACCGAGGTTGATGTAAAAGCACAAAACACAATTCTTGAAGTACTTTCTCCCTCCATTTCAGAATACGATCTGGCTTTGCTTACTGAAGAAAGCGTTGACGATAAAAGCCGTTTCGCCAAAGACTATTTCTGGTGTATCGACCCAATGGACGGAACATTGGCTTTTACAGAAAAGACACCCGGTTATGCTGTTTCCATTGCTCTGGTATCAAAATCAGGAGAACCGGTTGTTGGCGTAGTTTTCGATCCTACAACACAACAGCTCTATCATGCAATAAAAAATCAGGGAGCTTTTAAAAACAACAAAAGCTGGCAACCGGATTTGCAGCTGGAAGGCAAAAGGACATTTACCCTGCACATTGACCGTACTTTCCTCAGATACGAACCTTTCGATGAATTTATTTTCGCACTGGAGGAAAAATTGCAGGAGCTAAATTTCAACAAGTTGCAATTACAAAAAAAGGCCGGTGCGGTATTAAACGCCATTTGGTCTCTCGATCAGGCACCGGGCTGTTATTTCAAATTGCCAAAACCAACACCCGGAGGAGGAAGCATTTGGGATTTTGCAGCAACAGCATGTATTTTTAACGAAATCGGTGCTCCGGCAAGTAGTTTTGATGGTACTCCCCTCGACCTGAACCGATGCGATTCAACCTTTATGAATCATCGCGGCGTTTTGTATGCCGGGAATGCAGAGATTGCAGATACCATTCGGTCTGTGCTGAAAAAGAAATTGTAA
- a CDS encoding serine hydrolase domain-containing protein, with product MKSFKAYFPFLFVLFLVFTACSSNQKEKNTNSVAIADSLAMAENLIQQYIDEGELAGFSALIIKDGEEVMRMTKGYADRENEKPIEKNTIYRIFSMSKPVTAVALMTLYDEGKFDLDDKVSDYIPKYAESKVYSPNENGFTLEAQQNEMTIRHLLTHTSGISYGWNPGYVDSLYRVNNASSWDKKLEDKMLALADMPLNFQPGTQWMYGLSIDVAGYLVEVISGKPFDEYLQENVFGPLKMDDTGFYVPEEKYDRLSSLYNQGEDKMLAPSQELFADIFKQPAIHFSGGGGLVSTIDDYARFCRMLLNKGELDGARILEPETVEMIMSNQLPETASYENGSMGFGLAGAVDFETGEYSWAGAATTNFWINPTDQLIIITATQIMPSNYKYANEFKSIIDNTLTKE from the coding sequence ATGAAGTCGTTTAAAGCTTATTTCCCGTTTTTGTTTGTGCTCTTTCTGGTTTTTACCGCATGTAGTTCAAATCAAAAAGAAAAGAATACAAATTCAGTTGCGATTGCGGACTCGCTGGCTATGGCAGAAAATCTTATTCAGCAATATATTGATGAAGGAGAATTGGCCGGTTTTTCGGCGTTGATAATTAAAGATGGTGAGGAGGTTATGCGAATGACCAAAGGTTATGCCGACCGTGAAAATGAAAAGCCAATTGAAAAGAATACGATTTATCGAATTTTTTCGATGAGCAAACCTGTTACGGCAGTTGCCTTAATGACTTTGTATGATGAGGGAAAATTTGATTTGGATGATAAGGTTTCGGATTATATTCCAAAATATGCCGAAAGTAAAGTTTACTCACCAAATGAGAATGGTTTTACTTTGGAGGCTCAACAAAACGAAATGACAATTCGCCATTTGCTTACGCACACTTCAGGAATATCGTATGGTTGGAACCCCGGTTATGTTGACTCACTTTATCGGGTAAATAATGCAAGTAGCTGGGATAAAAAGCTGGAGGACAAAATGCTTGCACTGGCCGATATGCCGCTTAACTTTCAACCCGGAACTCAATGGATGTATGGACTTTCGATTGATGTGGCCGGTTATTTGGTAGAAGTGATTTCAGGAAAACCATTTGATGAATACCTTCAGGAAAACGTTTTTGGACCGCTAAAAATGGACGATACCGGATTTTACGTACCGGAAGAAAAATATGACCGTTTAAGTAGTCTATATAATCAGGGAGAGGACAAAATGCTGGCACCCTCGCAAGAGTTATTTGCCGATATATTTAAACAGCCCGCAATACATTTTTCGGGTGGAGGAGGATTGGTTTCAACTATTGATGACTATGCCCGTTTTTGTAGAATGTTGTTGAATAAAGGCGAACTTGATGGCGCAAGAATATTGGAACCGGAGACCGTAGAAATGATAATGAGTAACCAGCTGCCTGAAACAGCAAGCTACGAAAATGGCAGTATGGGATTTGGCCTTGCGGGTGCAGTTGATTTTGAAACAGGTGAATATAGCTGGGCCGGAGCAGCTACAACTAACTTTTGGATCAATCCTACCGACCAGCTTATTATCATTACTGCAACGCAAATAATGCCGAGTAATTACAAATACGCAAACGAATTCAAATCAATAATCGACAATACTTTAACAAAAGAGTAA
- a CDS encoding serine hydrolase domain-containing protein gives MMRAIQVFILFFVVITLTNCKKSETDIVYDKKYIDEIKEVRKELSFYMRNNFIPGAQIAISKNGKMIYSEGMGLASKDLEVKTTRDTKFRIGSLSELYTTLIYLKMVEDGTLIPDSTIQLYLPEFPKKKLPVTVKNLKDHTSGIREMNSRESGWQGLNVTLKKGLEIFQDDELMAPPGAFQKESRLNFNLLGAVMEEASGKNFYELLEQYVTDTLHFENTCPDNAFTSIKGRTDFFDHNVIAQVVNAISIDMRWRAPSDGLLSSAEDLVKLGNIYLNSDYLNDSTRAHIFEPAILNNNQPSQFANGWIILHNRQGKTAYGREGFVRGGSSAMLIYPEEELVIAYTSNLTQERANSPLFEIADFFILKPEETKK, from the coding sequence ATGATGCGAGCAATTCAAGTTTTTATTTTGTTTTTTGTTGTAATAACGCTAACAAATTGTAAAAAATCAGAAACCGACATTGTGTACGATAAAAAGTACATCGACGAAATTAAAGAAGTAAGAAAAGAACTCTCGTTTTACATGCGGAATAATTTTATTCCGGGAGCACAAATTGCAATCTCGAAAAACGGGAAAATGATTTATTCCGAAGGAATGGGGCTTGCTTCGAAAGATTTGGAGGTAAAAACCACACGCGACACAAAATTTCGTATCGGCTCACTATCCGAACTTTACACCACATTGATTTACTTAAAAATGGTGGAAGACGGCACGCTAATCCCCGATTCAACGATTCAGCTCTACCTTCCTGAATTTCCGAAGAAAAAGCTTCCGGTAACGGTTAAAAATTTAAAGGATCACACCTCGGGAATACGAGAGATGAACAGCCGCGAAAGTGGATGGCAAGGATTAAATGTAACCCTGAAGAAAGGGCTTGAAATTTTTCAGGACGATGAATTGATGGCACCCCCGGGAGCATTTCAAAAAGAAAGCCGCTTAAATTTTAATTTGCTTGGTGCTGTTATGGAGGAAGCATCGGGGAAAAATTTTTACGAACTGTTAGAACAATACGTAACCGATACCTTGCATTTTGAAAATACCTGCCCCGATAATGCATTTACTTCGATTAAAGGCCGAACTGATTTTTTCGACCATAACGTAATTGCCCAAGTGGTTAATGCCATTTCTATTGATATGCGTTGGCGCGCACCTTCCGACGGGCTTTTATCGAGTGCCGAAGATTTGGTGAAACTTGGCAATATTTATTTAAACTCGGACTATCTGAATGACAGCACACGAGCTCATATTTTTGAACCAGCTATTCTGAATAACAACCAGCCATCGCAATTTGCAAACGGCTGGATCATTCTTCACAACCGCCAGGGTAAAACTGCATACGGCCGCGAGGGCTTTGTGCGTGGCGGAAGTTCGGCAATGCTTATTTATCCCGAAGAAGAACTGGTTATTGCCTATACATCGAACTTAACACAAGAACGGGCTAATTCTCCTCTTTTTGAAATAGCCGATTTTTTCATTCTGAAACCGGAAGAAACCAAGAAATAA
- a CDS encoding oxidoreductase family protein: MNQHFQDIILKSTGAKSLFRIEVIQSLWSGYGEIVRFGLEGCELESVVVKHVNLPEGGSHPRGWNTDLSHQRKLKSYKVETEWYKSFNAKCNNDCKTPQCYALETKGNEVLMVFEDLDSTGFAERLSSVVNWDNINACLHWLANFHATFMGTKPEGLWETGTYWHLETRPEELEAMDDLPLKNVALAIDEKLKASPFQTLVHGDAKLANFCFSADGKNVAAVDFQYVGSGCGMKDLAYFIGSCMSENDCEKYEDKLLDIYFSHLREALQKKNTTIDFNALETDWRNLYHVAWADFHRFLKGWHPGHWKINSYSERVSREVIEKLSL; the protein is encoded by the coding sequence ATGAATCAACACTTTCAGGATATCATTTTAAAATCAACTGGTGCCAAGAGTCTTTTTCGTATTGAAGTTATTCAAAGCCTTTGGAGTGGTTATGGCGAAATAGTTCGGTTTGGACTTGAAGGTTGTGAGCTTGAAAGTGTTGTAGTAAAACATGTAAATCTGCCGGAAGGCGGATCGCATCCGCGAGGTTGGAACACCGATCTCTCGCATCAGCGAAAACTGAAATCATATAAAGTTGAAACAGAGTGGTATAAATCGTTTAATGCAAAATGTAACAACGACTGTAAAACGCCACAGTGTTATGCGCTTGAAACAAAGGGCAACGAAGTTTTAATGGTTTTTGAAGACCTAGACAGCACCGGTTTCGCTGAACGTTTAAGTTCGGTGGTTAACTGGGACAACATAAATGCCTGTTTGCATTGGCTGGCTAACTTTCATGCAACTTTTATGGGAACAAAACCAGAAGGCCTGTGGGAAACCGGCACATACTGGCACCTTGAAACCCGCCCCGAGGAATTGGAAGCAATGGATGATCTTCCTCTAAAAAATGTAGCATTAGCTATTGATGAAAAACTAAAAGCCAGTCCTTTTCAAACGTTGGTACACGGCGATGCCAAACTGGCCAACTTCTGTTTTTCTGCCGATGGCAAAAATGTAGCTGCAGTGGATTTTCAATATGTTGGTAGCGGATGCGGGATGAAAGATTTGGCCTATTTTATTGGCAGTTGTATGAGCGAGAACGACTGCGAAAAATACGAAGACAAATTGCTCGACATCTATTTTTCACATCTGCGAGAAGCACTTCAAAAGAAAAATACAACCATTGATTTCAATGCACTTGAAACCGACTGGCGTAATTTATACCATGTTGCCTGGGCCGATTTTCACCGTTTTTTAAAAGGCTGGCACCCCGGCCATTGGAAAATCAACTCGTACAGCGAACGTGTTTCGCGCGAAGTCATTGAAAAACTTTCGTTGTAA
- a CDS encoding type ISP restriction/modification enzyme — MNKKKQAQVFHFDLFGSRNDKYDFLNNNSIGSIAWNNLEMKAPNLFFTKKDFQAAEDYEKGFKVDELYLFNGAGVQTKRDNVFVGFDESSLTDRMCRLLANEFSENELKEFNIKNSSSYRLLEKIEKSEFENNFIRDYNYRVFDNRKLYYDNNLLGRAFYKIMQHMLVPNIGLILCKQQSSFDFQHCFITKDITDHNSISLQTKEASYFFPLYLNPVINDQQTIDQQQERVPNLNLKIVQQLAKATGLTFTPEVEDGEFTFAPIEILDYIYAVLHSPAYRAKYKEFLKIDFPRVPYPKNKQHFWHLVELGGQLREIHLLESRLVEQHITTYPEAGTNEVEKPVFKMYDYDCTPPGEEHPDYLGDVYINSTQYFAKVPQSAWEFYIGGYQPAQKWLKDRKGRTLTFHDIEHYQKIIVALTETGRLMKDIDLVGVE, encoded by the coding sequence ATGAATAAAAAGAAACAAGCGCAGGTATTCCATTTCGACCTGTTTGGCTCACGAAACGATAAATACGATTTCCTGAATAACAATTCTATCGGTTCTATTGCATGGAACAATTTGGAGATGAAAGCACCTAATTTGTTTTTTACCAAAAAGGATTTTCAGGCCGCGGAAGATTATGAGAAAGGATTTAAGGTTGATGAGTTGTATTTGTTTAATGGTGCAGGTGTTCAGACAAAGCGAGACAATGTATTTGTTGGGTTTGATGAGAGTTCACTGACTGATCGTATGTGTAGACTATTGGCAAATGAATTTTCAGAGAACGAACTAAAAGAGTTTAATATAAAAAACTCATCGTCATATCGTTTGTTAGAAAAGATTGAAAAATCTGAATTTGAAAATAATTTCATTCGCGATTATAATTATCGAGTTTTTGATAATAGGAAATTGTACTACGACAATAATTTATTAGGAAGAGCATTTTACAAAATAATGCAACATATGCTTGTTCCGAATATTGGATTGATATTGTGTAAACAGCAAAGTTCATTTGATTTTCAACACTGTTTTATTACAAAGGATATAACAGACCATAATTCAATATCCTTACAAACTAAAGAAGCTTCCTACTTTTTTCCTTTATATCTAAACCCTGTAATCAACGATCAGCAAACCATAGACCAACAGCAAGAGCGCGTACCCAACCTAAACTTAAAAATAGTACAGCAACTAGCCAAAGCCACCGGCCTAACGTTTACCCCTGAAGTTGAAGACGGCGAGTTTACCTTTGCACCCATCGAAATACTCGATTATATTTATGCGGTGCTGCATTCGCCTGCCTACCGCGCCAAATACAAAGAGTTTTTAAAAATTGATTTTCCGCGGGTACCATACCCCAAAAACAAACAGCACTTTTGGCACCTGGTTGAGCTGGGCGGGCAATTGCGTGAAATACATTTACTCGAAAGCCGATTGGTAGAGCAGCACATTACCACTTACCCCGAAGCCGGAACAAATGAGGTAGAAAAGCCCGTATTTAAAATGTATGATTACGATTGCACGCCTCCGGGCGAAGAACACCCCGATTATTTAGGCGATGTGTATATTAACAGCACGCAGTATTTTGCAAAAGTGCCGCAAAGCGCCTGGGAATTTTACATTGGCGGCTACCAACCCGCCCAAAAATGGCTAAAAGACCGCAAAGGCCGCACACTAACATTTCATGATATTGAACACTACCAAAAAATAATTGTCGCCCTCACCGAAACCGGTCGGTTGATGAAAGACATTGATTTGGTGGGGGTGGAATAA
- a CDS encoding DUF4230 domain-containing protein, producing METLIFLGLIIGLAAGITGTLYYYKNRTEKQLHDQSVILLDKIKQVCKLITVEGEFSELYTHRDEKQLFFKLFQTEKKALLIVKAKVMIGFDLTKINFDLNPQKKLVHLSRFPEPEILSIDSDLEYYDIQKGIINKINATDLTNMNKRSKEFIREKVEQSHLVQIAKNQANDTIGIVRQLIESVGWEFTAEHQKLNAKSTKGKLV from the coding sequence ATGGAAACCCTAATTTTTTTAGGACTTATTATTGGGCTGGCAGCCGGAATTACCGGAACGTTATATTACTATAAAAACCGCACTGAAAAGCAGTTACACGATCAGTCGGTAATTCTGCTTGATAAAATTAAACAGGTTTGTAAATTAATCACTGTTGAAGGAGAATTTTCGGAACTTTACACGCACCGCGATGAAAAGCAACTGTTTTTCAAACTTTTTCAAACCGAGAAAAAAGCGTTGCTTATTGTAAAAGCGAAAGTAATGATTGGTTTCGATCTGACTAAAATTAATTTCGATTTAAATCCTCAGAAAAAACTGGTTCATCTGTCACGTTTTCCTGAGCCCGAAATACTTAGCATCGATAGCGACCTGGAATATTACGATATACAAAAAGGTATAATTAATAAAATAAACGCCACTGATTTAACCAACATGAATAAGCGGTCGAAAGAATTTATTCGTGAAAAAGTTGAACAGAGTCACCTCGTACAAATTGCAAAAAACCAAGCCAACGACACAATCGGAATTGTTCGGCAACTAATTGAATCGGTTGGCTGGGAGTTTACCGCCGAGCATCAGAAACTAAACGCAAAGTCAACTAAAGGGAAACTGGTCTGA